From bacterium, one genomic window encodes:
- a CDS encoding 4Fe-4S cluster-binding domain-containing protein: protein MAEIKLPQASSISVKHGRILRGPHQFAFDLTNRCNFRCLHCFNLSGKNWIVKDELNDDEVLEFIRDVADLKPFNLCFCGGEPL, encoded by the coding sequence ATGGCTGAGATAAAGCTTCCACAAGCATCAAGTATTTCTGTTAAGCATGGAAGGATATTAAGGGGGCCACATCAATTTGCATTTGACTTAACCAATAGGTGCAACTTTAGATGTCTACATTGCTTTAATCTAAGTGGCAAAAATTGGATTGTTAAAGATGAGCTAAATGACGATGAGGTTTTAGAATTTATCAGGGATGTCGCAGATTTAAAGCCATTTAATCTTTGTTTTTGTGGTGGAGAACCCCTTTGA